The Gossypium hirsutum isolate 1008001.06 chromosome D07, Gossypium_hirsutum_v2.1, whole genome shotgun sequence genome includes the window tcggCTAatagacaagttttaaagcaaatcaactagttttttttcgaattaaataaaagctaacttactgtaacggTTTTTAAATTCGACAATATTGTCTTAAAgtccctttccatgtgacatcgccagattcggccatagtgtctaggccagatttggggtgttatattaaTTATACTAATTTACCAACTAATTAACgcaaggactaaattttaaaatatgcaaAGTTACTAAATTAACCAATGAATAAAAAACGGTAGTTGATTAACTTCGTTGTGGTTTACTAATCTTCAAATTAGGGATCTAAGTTGCTTAAACTCCTAAAGTGGTTCTGTTTTACCTCTCGGTCTCAActttatcaaattagacaaattagtctggtttatctctcgatctcaccggCTAACCCGGGACTAACGAATTGATGCTCAACAAGATTACCTCTCAATCTCATTTTCCTAGATATTCCCTTAAGGCGTCTCCTAATTTTTTaggtttattcaatttagtccaatttataaCAACTTGGTCCCTCTTCCAAAAATCAGCttacccacatctccatcaaccaaccttcTTAGAGTTTAGTTACTCATACAATACAAAAAACTAAGCTAATaaatatgaaagaaaaggaaatggcAGTCAAGAACATTAAGCTTAAGAGAAATGTGAAAGTTTGTATTTTTAATCTAGAAAACttaaaagcaaaataaataaaaaagataagcATTCAATAGtaaatcaagaaaaaaacaaaaaaggtaaAGCTTTTAACAACCGAAactaaaagaaactgaaatacattaaactaaaagtTGAAATGTCATTACAAGCAAAGAAAATGGACTAAAAGTGCAAATAAATCCTAGCTACAATGATAACTAACTTAAAAAGCAACAAGAACAATAAGGAAATTTGTAGAAAAATGAACTCTACAAGGAAGATGAAAAATAAGAAACCTTAGCAATGAAGAAGAAAACCTAAAAGAAACTAAGTTAAACTAAACATACAAGTGTGTATCCTTTCTCCTCAACCAAAATTGGTTGTTTTTAACGGCAAAATCTAACCCCATTTTGTGACTAAAATGCTCTTGAACAACATTTATTTGATTGGTGCTTCGGTTGGACAAAGACAACCCTTGGCATCATTTTTTGTCCTCTTCACGATATGGATATCACAATATCTAGGGTAGGATATCGCGATACTATAATCAGCATTGAAATGGGGTGCCCCCTGGAAGGTGGATATTGTGATACCCAAAGTGGATATCGCAATACCATTGTAGGTGGGCTTCGTCCTAGTCCTATTGGAGGTGTCGTGATTCCCATGCTTTGTTGTAGTGATACTCATTTCTTCGGTGATGTTTCCACACAATTTCATGCCATTGTCGAGTACCTACAACACTCAATCATACGTTAGGGCCCCTAATGACATAATTGGCCAATTTGGGtatcaaaataagtaaaaagaaGCATTTACACTTATTAAATTGGAAATCCAAAATCTACACTAAACTACAGAAAAAAACTGCTAATTTGCCCGAAAACAAGCTCTTTAGATGAAACAAGGAAACCTAATTTGACCTATCAAATTACGATAGATCACATATATGTACaaacacacatacatatatacacatcacaattcaagcattcatcatCTCAAAGTTTTGTGGAAAGGTATGGTTACTTTGGCATTTATTCTGTACTCATTTGTAGTGACTTATTAGACTAAGAAcgtattatttaaattgaattatagaagCACAAACCACAAAAGCTATACGACATccatcttttcctttcctttcaccTTTGCATTCCAACGTCGCTTTGGCTTGGGAATTTATTATCGATTGTGGGAGATACCAGAACTCTactattttttctttgtttcggTTATAAAGGagagatgaaaaaaaatgaattttctttttctctctcccaCTCACggcaatatatatatcattagtAGCTTAATTAGATTATTTCTTTATtaatcatatgtatatatttcttTATTAATGATAGTTATAGATAATGATGAAGAAAAACCATTAAGTCCCACTATCATACTATTTTTATGGAATAATTAATTCCAATGGTGTGTTTAGTTATTGAGCAAGGACATTCGTAAAGCTTAAATCAAAATCTTTTCATTTTCACACTTTAGCAATTTAATCCCAGTATTATTCAAATAATCGATTTAATTCAATCTCACTCACTAATTTGACCCCTCAATTCTTTACtttacatataattattttattataaattatttaataattcgattcattaaatttGGTTCAAAATCGAATTTTCAACACCGTTGAAAATCAAGTCGTTAcatactgttaaaattattttgttaaattcgaGTTTATTACAACATCATTTATTTAGTTACATTACTaccaagtgaattttttttatttcaaaatatcacaccaacaaatttaacaaaataaaatttaacaatattaacaattggacctaaattttgaaatctctaaagtaaaagggactaaattctataaaatagtataaaaactaaattcaaaatttatgaaaaatacaaGGACCTAAGACATATTCTAACCTAATAAAATCTCTTGaaatttattttcccttttcaaagaattaaatacattttaaaatcattttgaatcttttttctaGATGTTTTGGAATGGCAATACTTAAAATTGATTCTTGGTGGCCCATATGACTTAAAGTGCACACTTTTAAAAAGAATTAGGAGAATAAAGGTATTACTTAACATCAATGTCACTTCcacatttaatatttataaaatatttttagaggtCTCGAAAATCATTTTAGACCATTCCTAAAGTTCCATTACGAAATAAGAATGTGCAGACATCATCCGAAATCATTACCGAGCATGAAAACTTAAATTTCATGTTGTATGGCAACATATATTAGTACATGGTCCCCATGTATTGATATTGTAGCAATTCAACTACTGAATTTCCAAGTATTGGTGCTAAACCCCAAAGTATCGATAACTAGGTATAAGGGACTTGAAAATTTGcttaaaaacatttcaaatcaacTCCAAACATCATCATCGTTATCATCATGTCATACCAAAGAAATCCCCATCCATTTAAACCATTAAAAAGATTTATATGACCTCAATTTCATCTTATAAACATACACCACTCAATTCAACACTAAAACTTAAATTAAGACCATGAAACATCATTCAAGCCCTATCTTGCTTAGAAGCTTAGTATCAAACTTAACCTATGTACATGTCATACTAAGTCCTTCcaatataaaacaaatgaaattacACTTGTTACTCCCTTTAGGTGTGATTTGATCTGTTGATGTAGCAAAAGCGAGCATTTTCTTCTTCATGGAACTCAACCTATTTGTTTAAGCAACTAACGTATAAAGCTAAatgagcttagtaagtacacaaggtgttagagttgtgtgacccgaaTCCCGTCactttttaaagaaataaaatagagaggCAAAATAGAAGGATCTACCAGGCGAAGGATTGAGGGCCGCACAAATTGAATCTGTATAGGACTATACTTCTTCTATTGGACATTGATTATAACAGGGTTGTTTACCCCTTAAAATAGGGGTAGTCAAACTCTTCTAGTATTATTGGTTTTGTTAGAGTTATGtaacccaaattctaagagattgcttacaagtcaagttaaacaaaatatattttctttttagaagatttagtatttattagtgtaatatatttagaatttattagCATActttatttgacctacgaatttagcctataaataggctcttttataaccttagaaaacacacccattagatattagaactcataacacttttggagaattttgtatttacgttttgagggttttttattttacgggtttcggggtttagtttttatctccatctttgtactctttgttcttttgccattatagtaaaattatatttgcccgtggtttttttcctcTTTAGAGGGgcttttccacgttaaatttgtatgttcaatttcttaatttcttccactatttttacttgttcgttgcttaatcgagtTGATCCCTAACAAGTAGTATCAGAGATAGTTCAATTTCTACAGATCAGCCTGTttagagatggcaacaacaaggtttgacattgagaaattcaatggtgtcacaaatttcaatttgtggaAAGTTCGGATGATGAAAATTCTAGTTCAGATCAATTTGATAAAGGTCAataccgggaaaaagcctgagaatctagatcaatcagaatgggaagagcttgatgaaaatgcCCTGTctacaatccagttgtgcctcattAATAGGATAttacaggaggtattgatggagaagaccacattcaccttgtggaaaaagatagaaactcTTTATACAACTAAGCctttggctaaccgtttagtgctagaaacaacgtctatttacgttttgcgtgaacgaaggtgagcttatTAGAGATCACACCAGTCAATTCAttaccattttaaattatttaaataacgTTGAGGTTCGGATCGACGATGAAGATTAGGTTATGCTTTTATTGTGTTTTTTACCCCTTTCATACAAGTTTTTCAATGAGatcctgatttatggcagagacaaactctcattcaaggatgtgaagggtcatttgttaagTAAATACAAAAACTCGACAATGAATTTGGTTCGGATGGCAAggtagataggcaagcttccattttggtagcatcaaagaagcgagacaaaaggtgtcgctattgtaagaagttGGGTCACATCAATGAAAATTGttataaattgcaaaataaaaagGTTGCTGAGAGTAATGAAGAAGATGTAGCTAGTGCTAATTTGGTTGACGAAAGTAGTGacgatttcttgttagtgtcaacgagcgatagcTTTGAGCTTAAGcttgagtggatcctagattcaggatgttctttccacatgtgtcccaacagagaatggttctccatTTACAGtttagttgaaggtggagttatgCACATCAGAAATGATTTATCTAGTAAGGTAAAcgatattggtactgttaaaattaggatgcacgatAAGACGATCAGGACACTattagatgtcaggtatgtacctgatttatgaaagaatctcatctccttgagtattttaaacTCTAAAGGTTGCAGAATTAACATTGAGTCGAGTGGCATTAAGGTGTCTCGTGAGgatctcattttgttaaaaggtaaaatgaccaatagtctttatattctggaaggttctacagtgtcTGGTGAAATTGAACGTCCCTCGTCCACTATAGATtcaaagtcaactcgtttggagcggaggcaacttggtcataggagggaaaaatgtatgaccgtttcattgaagagaggttctcttttggatgcaggttttgaaaagttagggcactatgtttgtgaaaatcagaccagggttagttttgatttagtAGTGCACAAGTTGAATGCGAGAATTCTTCAagcttctaagcacagattcgactcggttaattccctacatagttcaagataggtcCGTGGTGGGCTTTGGCAAAAATGGCGttttgagaattcgtgtcaaggtggagattgttagagttatGTGAcctaaattctaagagattgcttgcaagtcaagttaaacaaaatatattttctttctagaagatttagtatttattagtataatatatttagaatttataagcataatttatttgacctacgaatttagcctctaaataggctcttttacaaccttagaaaacacacccattatagattagaactcataacacttttggagaattttgtgtttacgttttgagggggTTTTTTcgggttttggggtttagtttttatctacatttttgtcattttcattttttttgccattacagtaaaattatctttgcccgtagttttttttatcctctttgaaggggtttttccacgttaaatttgtgtgttgaatttctcaatttcttccgctatttttacttgttagTTACTTAATTAGGCTGATCCCTAATaggtttttcaacattagtgaactTCTCCTTCTTTGCCCGTGGGTTTTCTCGAtaagggttttccacgtaaaatctatgtgttcttattttcttttttattgcttTGTAATCATTCTTATTACCTTGCAAACATTAAGTATAACATAAGGAAATCACTACCTTACAAATATATTAATTGAGAGGTATACCATTTATGAATTAAGGGATATAATTCTTATTTATGCCATGTACATACAGATAAGGATTTAGCTTCTTTCCACTTATTATTTACCTTAGAAGAATCATGACTTGTGAACTTAATTTATTACAATCATTCATTTGTTCCATCTCATTTCACTTATAATTAAAACTCATTAACCTTTTCTCATAGATGGAGTATCCAATTCAAGCTAACTTACCTTTTAGTTTCCATTATCTCAAATAATGTTTATTCTTTCACCCAATAATATTCTCATTATAATTGACTCATTCCTTTAAAGTCACGCTTTCACATTATGATTATTGTTCCACATTACCTTATTCCTTATCACTTTAATACATGAACTTCTCTACTTTATACTCAtattcaagttcaaatatttATTAACGATTTCTAAAGTTTACTTGTTGTTAAGAAAGTAGGAGATCTTTAAGTACTTTTACCTCACTTAGATGGAAAAAATGACCAAAGTTTTTTTCACTCCTCTAACCCATAATTTTCTACTTTTTCTTTATCCCTTGGAGACTTCTACTCTACCATTTTCTCTTACTCAtcactaaaatataaataaaacattattacAAAGTTCTCATGCACTAAAATCACAAATAAATACCTTGAAGGTGATGAGATTCAAGTCTCTTACcttaattcttcatttttttctctctAGCTCCAACTTTTCATTTTACTCATTTGAAACTCTAAGTtgaaaggtgaaattaatggcGAAAATAAACTTAGAAATGGGTTTTCTACTTTATTTTAGTGAGAGAAGTAAGGTGGGCGGTGAACTTTAGCTTGGATTGAGagagagataaaaaaaaaacaagaagataaattttctcttcttccATTATAGCAGGCAGCACATTGAggagaaaggagaagaagatgacAAAAAcatcctatttttttatttcatttataaagaAATTAGTCAAAAGCCAAAGTCAAATTTAAATTGTggggtaaactaccaaaatagtcacttttgtttacttcaggttatattttagtcacttatgttcgaaatgttacgttttagtcacttatgttaatgtgttgtaacattttagtcactgagtcgttaattgtcgttaacagtgtaacagtaagctgacgtgccatgttaaatcatcatttcgaacaaaaattttaggttaaattatacatttggtccccatttttttcattttgagaaatttaatatttttcttttatgttcttttaacgttcttttttttttctttattttccattctgttttacttctccctctatttttctccattctccatctcttttaacatagtttttctatgttttccatttgttaaaacttttttatgtttatgaaaaaagaatAGGCAAAagctaaaaccaaaataaaattttctttgcaTATTCTCACCACAATTACAAACCCTCCTCGTCCATCATCACTTTAACAAACCAATTTGGATCTCTCAATGGCCACCTTATCTATCTTACCTAAAACATTCTCACCCTCTCAAAATTACGTTGTTTCACAGCTTCTTCAAACGAGCTCTACACTCTCAATGACTAAAACGACCACCATACGAAACTTACCCTCAACTTTACCCAAACCAATTTGGTTCCATACTCCCTTTCTCTCTTCGATTCATCCATGCTCGACTTCCAATCAAGCTTGCTTGGAAATATCCAAGAAGGTTTaggttaattttatcgtttgtttaattttattcgtcagaaaataaaagaaaaggaaaataataatcTACACAATTCTATAAAATTTTGGAAacggaaaaaaattattttgaatataaagaattcaatttatgtttagatttgattaaggatatgattttttatattgattagttagatccaattttagtttcaaaattaggttatattcaaATCGATATTTGATTAAGAATTATGGACATTTGGTTTTGAGTGAAATTCGATTTAGGAATCATGTGAAAGAAACAAGGACTTGGTTTTTTTTGTGGGCAAAGATTGTGTTTCTGTAGTGAAAAATATGAGAAGGGATAAAAATAAAggtgaagaagaaaaggaaaataaagaaatgaaaagaaaaaattaaattgttcaaaaaagtATAgtgactagttttaacaaatgaaaaaaatagaaaaacaacgttaaaagaaatggagaaatgaGCAAAACAGAGGAAGAaggagaagagaatggaaaataaagaaaaagaaaagaaagttcaaagaacataaaagaaattaattaaattgctcaaaatgaaaaaaaatatagggactaattgtataatttaacctaaattttttatttgaaatgatgatttaacatgccacatcagcttacttttacaccgttaacgataattaacgctcaatgactaaaatgttacaatacgataatgtaagtgactaaaacataacatttcaaacataaacaactaaaatataacctgaaacaaataaaaatgactattttaataatttaccctaaattatGTGGTACACATTAATTCCATGTTTTAATGCAACTAGTGGCCCATAGCAATTCCCAACATTCAACATatcttcatttaaaaaaaaaatcaaaatataatccCATGTGAAAGGTCTCAAATATCCATTTACGGAAAATTACACTTTCCTCATTTTCTTTCTTATCATCACACATAACACTTAGCATACCTAAGTTCCATCAATTATAATTATACACTATAATATTATTCACtcatagtaaaattatatttatatcttttttttcgaaaaaaaataatttaatctctatattattcacttttattcaatttaatctgaATGTGACTTTCCTCGTACTACATTATTCATGTCATCTTCACTCATTATTAATTCACCATTTTCTCTATTTGGTTAATTTATACTTTAGTTCTCACacgtttttttaattttcaatttagtccattggccaatttttcaaattcacgctGGTTCTCACTAATTTCTTCTAAATATCTTATTAACTCCATAAGAAGATCTACTTAATGAACACAGTTTCACTTTTGTTAGAATTTTGCTGCATTTATTCTAAAAAGTAGTGCCAATTATTATATCAAAAATTTTGAGCGTCAGAGGAGAGCCTTAGCTTATGTTGGGATTGAAGGtactaggggtgagcattcgatcgaatcgaatcgaaaattttcgagttaatcgagttttcgaatctcattttatcatcctaactttatttgaagttttctcgaatcgaatcgagtgagatggaattcgaatcgaatatatttgttcgagttaaattttaaaaaatatctttgAATAAAATTTGTCCgccttaatcaatttttttattaactttcatcacctcataatttatttattaattttttatatattggttagcttctttgcttgcttagttgtttcaattatcttcaaattattgtcactatgtattttggaattaaaaaatatattaaacgtaaaaatataatttttaataaaagttattttaaaaataaaatgtgaaattgataccgatataaaattttaacacgaatattttatggcataattaataattcaattttaatataaatattcaatatgactaaacaattcaataatataaataatataaaatgtgaaatttaatttaataatataaatagtagatataaataaaattattactatttatgtttagtgatgtttttttggataattttgattttttatttgatagtaaagggtgagaagtaaaaatttagggggaaaataaaaagtttgggggaataaaagtttgagggaaaataaatagggggagtaaaattttggagggaaaatattaaaaaaatggagggaggagggtttggggtagatgggagatgagatgggaagagaataaaagttttaggggaaaagtgggagggagaaaaaattttgggtgaaaataaaatgttttgaaggtttttgggagtaaaattttgagaaaaagtaaatgagagagtaaaattttggtgggaaatggattttgggtagattggggggttgggaggggaggggagtaaaagttttggggggaagtgggaaggagtaaaagtttgagggaaaagtaaaaaggtttgggagtttggggtaaaaatgtaaaatattatagtttgatattcgaattattagaattattcgagttatttgaattcgaaaactcaactcgattcaaactcaaaatttgaaaaaaaattcaagttgattcgaataactcgattcgtttaactcgaaattcgaatttttttcgattttttcaagtagaatcgagttttgctcacccctagaaGGTACTAAGGGGGAAAGCTAAGGATAGTAAGGGATGTTGAGTATCCCTTATAAAATTCTTTTTGTcttaaaattatttagaaaatattgaaaaaaatattggTATAATACATTTAGCTcttaacatttttaaatttttatcaatttggtcttcATTCTttttataagctaaatttgatcTTCGACTTTTTAAAAAGAGTTGAATGTGATTATCAACTTTTCAAAAAGAGTCGAATTGATGTTTTTAAATGGAAATACTAATTAAAACATGGTAGCTTGCATGACAGTCCACGTGTACTTcatgatatatattataaactttttataattttttttttacttttgaattttctatttcttgaaattttttatatttttaaaattatttattgacatATATAAGGTAAACAATGTCATGCCAACATGAAATACATATGAACTACCACGTGGGTTGCCATGCCaacattgtaaaaaaaatgttttagccAACATTTTCATTAAAGAAAAGCGATTTGACTCTTGTTGAAAAGATAATGATTAAActtagttaaaaaaaagaagaacaaaatttataataaaatatgaacattgagggctaaatttatcattatgccaaaaatatttattataaaaaaatgaaattcttaTTTACCTTTATTTTAGTAACTTTTAATATCATTTTGTTGTAATCCCTAACGTTTGCACTAAGAAAGAATACAATCATTTAGCACcccaaaaagggaaaaagaaagaaaaaaaaaaggaaatttgagTCTAAAGCCTGTCGTAATTAAATTTAAGTACAAAACAAGTGGTGGTTAAAGGACAGATACGATACAATTGGTGCTTGCAGTGCAAAAGAAAGAACAAAGTACCATCGGAAAGCAAAGAGTTGGGGTAATAGAGGGTTTAATTAGACTCTGGATGTTCCAAGTTTTCGTTCAAACATGCGTTTCAGAAGGAAAACTTGAAGGATGCTTGCCGCTATAAGTGCAGCTGATTCGAACATTGCCTTGTGAAGTGCTCGTCGCCCCAAGCTATCATTCACTGTCCACAAATTACACCACATGTTATGTACTTTTTGCTTTGTCATGCAAacgaaaaggaaaaacaaaaaacagaAGCAAAGGGGCGTTAAACTTTTTAATGTATACTCAatctttttcatgtatttggaatatcgtatttcattttaaatatattttggaaaaatatgtAAAGAAAACGTAGCAGTGCAGGAAATATGAGGTGATGAAAGCTACTACCTATTGCCTGTCGATCAGTCTGAGCCTCAATCCAATGCTGTTCGAATTGGATGTTGTAAAGAGCTTCCTCCAACTTTGTTATCTGCTCCATCAAAGGAGCAAAATGCTCTGCACACATCATTGAGAAATAATCATCATTTTTCTCCCTTTTTAAAGGCAAACAAATAAAAGAAGCAACATTTAAACTCACCTTCTTTTGCATGCTGATGTCTGTACGTAAAATGCCCAACTTGTAAATCAAAATCAACGGTTTCATGATATGGAGATTTGTTAACAAAGCAGAAGCGGTATACCCCTTTCTTGTGGACAACAAAATCGAATTTTTCACTTATTTTGTTACGAAAATCATGAATCTGGTCCCCTTCTGGTCCCTTTACCTGATCATCTCACCATAATATTCACACGAAAGTTAATATTTTGGATTTAACAAGCTTAACAACAATCATTATGATGGGATTCACACAAATCTTATACACATATTTAGATCTCCATTTTAATTggatattttcaataaaatcaaaaccAACAATTCAATCAATAAAAGAAAGGGGGAGGGGGTTACCACAAGATCGACGCCTTCGTCGCTAAAATGCCAAGGTGCCTCGGCCTTAATTACAACGAAAGAGCCATAAACAGTGTCTCCTTCGTACTTGACATCATGGGATAAACATTCTTCTTTGTCTATCACGAATCTAACCCCTTCCGCTAGTTTTAAGCTCCATAGAAACAAACCCACTGCTGCCCATGCCATTTCGCTTCTCTTCCATTTTCTTCCCGGCATCTCTacgaaaccaaaaaaaaaaaaagcaaaaacagAATCCTACAGTTTAGATCGTTGGTTGCTTTTTAACAAGATCAGATCAAGGATAATgtgttaaagaaaattttaataataattcaatgTTATCTAAGAGATTTGCTTTCGATAAAAAAATGTGATTTacttttttactattttcaaCCAAAAAGgaatattgattaaattgaagTGTTCCCTGTTTCAGGAAGGGGGAGACCAGAAACTCATAACTATTGTTACGATAAGGcaattataaagaaaaataaagtaaattatgTAACACACAAGTAGGTCAAAAGGgttttatgtaataaatttataatattatattagttGAAATCATTAAATTGTGATAgtaacaattattattttttagttcaaatttatgattcttatgtgtacatatttttttagatttatcaaaatatataaatatctttacAATAATgtctttataaaataaataagtttttacTAAATTTACAACTAATTTAAGACAGATTACATCAATTCAATTAAgcatattataataataatacatgagaaaattattttcCCACCAATATTCAAAGTAATCACATCCTCATGGTTGAAAGAAGGTAATTTTCCTAA containing:
- the LOC107954987 gene encoding transmembrane emp24 domain-containing protein p24beta2, encoding MPGRKWKRSEMAWAAVGLFLWSLKLAEGVRFVIDKEECLSHDVKYEGDTVYGSFVVIKAEAPWHFSDEGVDLVVKGPEGDQIHDFRNKISEKFDFVVHKKGVYRFCFVNKSPYHETVDFDLQVGHFTYRHQHAKEEHFAPLMEQITKLEEALYNIQFEQHWIEAQTDRQAIVNDSLGRRALHKAMFESAALIAASILQVFLLKRMFERKLGTSRV